A genomic region of Novipirellula aureliae contains the following coding sequences:
- a CDS encoding electron transport complex protein RnfA encodes MNDASLWSIFINACLVNNFVLAYFLGICPFLGVSNKRDTSLRMGMAVTFVMLVSSMAAYGIHLLLLWVDAPYLELISFIAVIASTVQLVEMFIKKMSPTLFKALGIFLPLITTNCAILAVALFQTNRSYSFLQSIVFALGAGAGFTLALVLMAGLREKLELANLPEIVKGTAITLTLAGLLSVCFMGFAGLFN; translated from the coding sequence ATGAATGATGCATCGCTGTGGTCGATTTTCATCAACGCGTGTTTGGTCAACAATTTTGTCCTGGCGTACTTCCTCGGAATTTGCCCGTTCTTGGGCGTTTCGAATAAGCGAGACACCTCGCTGCGAATGGGGATGGCGGTAACGTTCGTGATGCTGGTCAGCTCGATGGCCGCGTACGGGATCCACTTATTGCTTTTGTGGGTTGACGCTCCCTACTTGGAGCTAATTTCCTTCATTGCCGTGATCGCTTCCACCGTCCAATTGGTCGAGATGTTCATCAAGAAGATGAGCCCAACTTTGTTCAAGGCATTAGGCATTTTCTTGCCGTTGATCACTACCAATTGCGCGATTTTGGCAGTTGCGCTTTTTCAAACCAATCGCAGTTATAGCTTCTTGCAATCGATCGTCTTCGCCCTGGGAGCCGGAGCCGGCTTCACCTTGGCGCTTGTGTTGATGGCAGGATTGAGAGAAAAATTAGAGTTGGCAAATTTACCCGAAATCGTGAAAGGGACTGCAATCACCTTGACGCTCGCCGGATTGTTATCGGTATGCTTCATGGGTTTCGCAGGCTTGTTCAATTAG
- the rsxE gene encoding electron transport complex subunit RsxE encodes MAIGLEKETMNDTNDFLDGIFKRNPVFVQVLGMCPTLAVTNTGVNALAMGLATAFVLLMSNIAVSLLRKIVPAQVRIVTFILVIATFVTIVDYLIQAISLDLHRALGAFISLIVVNCLILGRAESFASKHGVIRSIKDGLGMGLGFLIGLLCLGIVREVMGNGTLFGLHLFGESFQPWTVMMLPPGGFFTLAAWLLFFNWLSKRRADKAMQQEVVK; translated from the coding sequence ATGGCCATTGGTTTAGAAAAAGAGACGATGAACGACACGAACGACTTCCTCGATGGCATCTTTAAACGCAATCCCGTTTTCGTACAAGTTCTTGGCATGTGCCCCACGTTGGCGGTGACCAATACCGGAGTCAATGCCTTGGCGATGGGGTTGGCAACAGCGTTTGTGTTGCTGATGTCAAACATTGCCGTATCACTGCTGAGAAAGATTGTGCCCGCGCAGGTTCGCATCGTCACCTTCATTTTGGTGATTGCAACCTTTGTGACGATCGTCGACTATTTGATCCAAGCGATTAGTTTGGATTTGCATCGAGCATTGGGGGCATTCATTTCGCTGATCGTGGTCAACTGTTTGATTCTCGGCCGAGCGGAATCGTTTGCGTCCAAGCATGGGGTGATCCGTTCGATCAAGGATGGGCTTGGCATGGGGCTTGGGTTTCTGATCGGGTTACTTTGCTTAGGAATTGTCCGCGAAGTGATGGGCAATGGAACATTGTTCGGACTCCATTTGTTCGGCGAATCGTTCCAACCATGGACGGTGATGATGTTACCGCCCGGCGGCTTTTTCACGTTGGCAGCATGGCTATTGTTTTTCAATTGGCTCTCAAAGCGTCGAGCCGACAAGGCAATGCAACAAGAGGTGGTAAAATGA
- a CDS encoding RnfABCDGE type electron transport complex subunit D → MTRLAKTLTIRSSPHIRATSGVDSIMFNVVLAMLPVCFYAVYIFGMAAFLVLATSVVTCVLTEHLLCRINGKATTIGDWSVVITGVLYGLTLPPSLPLWMVVAGGVIAVGVGKYLFGGLGYNTFNVALVGRAILQAAFPAAMTTWPDAPVNRFGSLPSSTLALPLTKPIYDGVSSATPLADWKFNQVAAETGDLFMGTISGSTGETCALLILIGGIYLVARRMMNWRIPVVILATVAIATGILHLVDPERYASPTFMLFSGGLMLGAVFMASDMVGSPITHWGTVIYSVLIGLLVVLIRVWGGMPEGVMYAILIGNAATPQIDSWIQPKVYGTSTRRAAT, encoded by the coding sequence ATGACTCGGTTAGCAAAAACACTTACCATTCGAAGTTCACCTCATATCCGGGCGACGTCGGGTGTCGATTCGATCATGTTCAATGTCGTCTTGGCGATGTTGCCGGTCTGCTTCTACGCCGTTTACATCTTTGGGATGGCAGCGTTCCTCGTGCTCGCCACGTCCGTCGTCACCTGCGTCTTGACCGAACACCTGCTGTGCCGCATCAATGGCAAAGCAACGACAATTGGCGATTGGTCCGTCGTGATTACAGGTGTCCTATACGGATTGACTTTGCCACCTTCGTTGCCTCTTTGGATGGTCGTCGCGGGAGGTGTGATCGCGGTCGGTGTCGGAAAATACCTGTTCGGCGGCTTGGGATACAACACGTTCAACGTCGCCTTGGTTGGGCGAGCGATCCTGCAGGCTGCATTTCCTGCGGCAATGACGACTTGGCCGGACGCGCCAGTGAACCGATTCGGATCACTGCCGTCATCGACGTTGGCCTTGCCGTTGACCAAACCGATATACGACGGAGTTTCATCGGCGACACCGCTTGCCGATTGGAAATTCAATCAAGTCGCTGCCGAAACCGGCGATTTGTTTATGGGCACGATCAGCGGCTCAACGGGCGAAACATGTGCCCTACTGATTCTGATCGGGGGCATTTATTTGGTGGCGCGGCGGATGATGAATTGGCGGATTCCGGTCGTCATCTTGGCGACGGTCGCCATTGCGACTGGGATTTTGCATTTGGTCGATCCTGAGCGTTACGCCAGCCCCACGTTTATGTTGTTTTCAGGTGGATTGATGCTTGGCGCCGTCTTCATGGCCAGCGACATGGTCGGTTCTCCGATCACGCATTGGGGGACCGTGATCTATTCGGTCCTGATTGGGCTGCTCGTTGTGCTGATTCGCGTTTGGGGTGGTATGCCCGAGGGAGTGATGTACGCGATCCTTATCGGTAACGCGGCCACACCGCAAATTGATAGTTGGATCCAACCGAAGGTTTACGGGACGTCGACGCGGAGGGCAGCAACATGA
- the rsxC gene encoding electron transport complex subunit RsxC, whose protein sequence is MFDAVKHLFGVKTFAHGIHPPDSKNDTKELAIHQFPFAELLIVPFSQHIGKPAIPIVGEGAEVTRGQMIAKPDGFMSVAIHAPATGVIRSISLTPAINGKMTPGFFLEPYTASTQEVMEGPPVMPDTASSEEILSAIQNAGVVGLGGAGFPTHAKLKVPEGKSVDALIINGAECEPYLTTDHRVMLEHAEDVMKGIPYLLRATGAKTVVIAVESNKPDAAAALRKALPADLPITVEVLPVKYPQGAEKMLVSALLGREIPSGGLPLDVGVICTNVGTTAEIGHLLPRGMGLYERVITVGGPAVKKKGNYRIPIGTPLRYILDTVGTEDDITTVVMGGPMMGAAASSLDISITKGSTGVIAFTHRETGRVNEIHEYPCIKCGACVDACPIFLNPSQLGILASKEQYETMVDEFHLRDCFECGCCTFVCPSHIPLVQKFRVAKAASRKAQAKAAAEAAK, encoded by the coding sequence ATGTTTGACGCTGTAAAACATCTCTTTGGCGTCAAAACGTTCGCCCATGGGATCCACCCGCCCGACTCGAAAAACGACACGAAAGAATTGGCGATTCACCAATTCCCGTTTGCCGAGTTGTTGATCGTACCATTTTCGCAGCATATCGGTAAACCGGCGATCCCAATCGTCGGTGAAGGCGCAGAGGTGACGCGTGGGCAAATGATCGCCAAGCCCGATGGTTTTATGTCGGTCGCAATTCATGCACCCGCAACGGGTGTGATTCGAAGCATCAGCTTGACACCTGCGATCAACGGCAAGATGACGCCAGGGTTCTTTTTGGAACCCTACACGGCATCGACCCAAGAGGTCATGGAAGGTCCGCCGGTGATGCCGGATACGGCAAGCAGCGAAGAGATTTTGTCCGCGATTCAGAACGCTGGTGTGGTTGGTCTCGGAGGCGCCGGGTTTCCAACCCATGCCAAATTGAAGGTTCCTGAAGGCAAATCGGTCGACGCTTTGATTATCAACGGAGCGGAATGTGAACCTTATTTGACGACCGATCATCGCGTCATGCTCGAACATGCCGAAGACGTGATGAAAGGAATCCCCTATCTGCTTCGCGCGACCGGGGCAAAGACCGTCGTGATTGCGGTCGAGTCAAACAAACCGGATGCCGCCGCAGCCCTTCGAAAAGCGCTGCCCGCAGACTTGCCGATCACGGTCGAAGTCTTGCCAGTGAAATACCCGCAAGGGGCTGAGAAGATGTTGGTCTCGGCACTACTCGGACGCGAAATCCCGTCGGGCGGCTTGCCGCTTGATGTCGGCGTCATCTGTACCAATGTCGGAACCACTGCTGAAATCGGGCACCTCTTGCCTCGCGGCATGGGGCTTTACGAACGTGTCATCACGGTCGGAGGGCCTGCGGTCAAAAAGAAGGGGAACTACCGAATCCCGATCGGCACACCGCTTCGCTATATCCTCGATACCGTTGGCACCGAAGACGACATCACCACCGTTGTCATGGGTGGGCCGATGATGGGGGCGGCGGCATCGAGTTTGGACATCTCGATTACCAAGGGGTCGACCGGCGTGATTGCGTTCACGCACCGAGAAACCGGCCGAGTCAACGAGATTCACGAATACCCGTGCATCAAGTGCGGAGCTTGTGTCGATGCCTGTCCGATTTTCTTAAACCCATCACAACTTGGGATATTGGCGTCAAAGGAACAGTACGAAACGATGGTTGACGAGTTTCATTTGCGAGATTGTTTTGAGTGCGGTTGTTGTACGTTCGTCTGTCCATCGCACATTCCGCTTGTGCAAAAGTTCCGCGTCGCCAAAGCCGCGTCGCGTAAAGCACAAGCGAAGGCCGCAGCGGAGGCAGCGAAATGA
- a CDS encoding FMN-binding protein, with the protein MSETGLKEGTPETKNPPAPQTASAAKIYSVVLGVGVVCSLLIVTTYEVTRPIIKANKLAMREQAILDVIPGAVTSKSYQFDETDAHFHPATADAEESELIFAGYDEKDNLVGLAIEANAMGYQDTIRLLYGYSPEKQAIVGMSVLESRETPGLGDRIQTDPNFRANFEALDVSVNPSGDELAHPIEFVKEGEKQEPWQIDGITGATISSKATADMLRASTSEKIPLVKAKSDDFRSVPKPELVPDTEGEE; encoded by the coding sequence ATGAGCGAGACCGGACTAAAAGAGGGGACACCCGAGACAAAGAATCCACCGGCACCCCAAACCGCATCAGCGGCCAAAATTTACAGCGTCGTGCTCGGCGTCGGTGTTGTATGCAGCTTGCTAATCGTCACGACCTACGAAGTGACGCGGCCGATCATCAAAGCAAACAAATTGGCGATGCGAGAACAAGCAATCCTGGACGTGATCCCCGGCGCCGTGACAAGTAAATCGTACCAGTTCGATGAGACGGATGCCCATTTCCACCCGGCCACCGCGGATGCCGAGGAATCTGAACTGATCTTTGCTGGCTACGATGAAAAAGACAACTTGGTTGGATTGGCTATCGAAGCAAACGCGATGGGTTACCAGGATACGATTCGGTTGTTGTATGGCTATTCACCGGAAAAACAAGCGATCGTAGGGATGAGTGTATTGGAAAGCCGAGAAACGCCCGGTTTAGGTGACCGCATCCAAACCGATCCCAATTTCCGTGCAAATTTTGAAGCGTTGGATGTCTCGGTCAACCCCAGCGGCGATGAGTTGGCTCACCCGATCGAGTTTGTAAAGGAAGGTGAAAAGCAAGAGCCTTGGCAGATCGACGGAATCACCGGAGCGACCATTTCTTCAAAGGCGACGGCGGACATGTTGAGGGCGAGCACGAGTGAGAAAATACCCTTGGTAAAAGCAAAAAGCGATGATTTTCGATCGGTTCCCAAACCTGAACTTGTCCCCGACACCGAGGGAGAGGAATAA